One window of Medicago truncatula cultivar Jemalong A17 chromosome 2, MtrunA17r5.0-ANR, whole genome shotgun sequence genomic DNA carries:
- the LOC25487388 gene encoding NAC transcription factor 56 has product MESTDSSTGSQQPNLPPGFRFHPTDEELVVHYLKKKAASAPLPVAIIAEVDLYKFDPWELPAKATFGEQEWYFFSPRDRKYPNGARPNRAATSGYWKATGTDKPVLTSGGTQKVGVKKALVFYGGKPPRGIKTNWIMHEYRLADNKPNNRPPGCDLGNKKNSLRLDDWVLCRIYKKSNTHRSPVEHDREDSMDDMIGGVPPSINVGQMSVASRFHNFSRLSSNNYNNALLENDQNLLEGMMMNNNNTLGGSNSKAELSFVPTMTTSSNANSPSKRTLSSLYNWNDEDVAAQVGTSSSNKRFSLENVVRNDQENGTVATSFASLLNNLPQTSSLHQPQTMLGSIPYQIQGMNWYG; this is encoded by the exons ATGGAAAGTACCGATTCATCGACTGGTTCGCAACAACCGAATCTCCCGCCTGGATTCCGATTTCACCCTACAGATGAAGAGCTTGTTGTTCATTACCTCAAGAAAAAAGCAGCTTCAGCTCCTTTACCAGTAGCCATCATAGCTGAAGTTGATCTCTACAAATTTGATCCATGGGAGCTACCAG CTAAGGCAACGTTTGGAGAGCAAGAGTGGTATTTCTTTAGTCCAAGGGACAGGAAGTATCCGAATGGAGCTAGGCCAAACAGGGCTGCAACTTCTGGTTATTGGAAGGCAACTGGTACCGATAAGCCTGTTTTAACTTCTGGTGGGACACAAAAAGTTGGTGTGAAGAAAGCTTTGGTTTTCTATGGTGGGAAACCACCAAGAGGTATCAAAACCAATTGGATCATGCATGAGTATAGGCTTGCTGATAATAAGCCTAATAATAGGCCTCCTGGTTGTGACTTGGGTAACAAGAAAAACTCTCTCAGG CTTGATGATTGGGTTTTGTGCCGGATCTACAAGAAAAGCAACACACATAGGTCACCGGTGGAACATGATAGGGAAGATTCAATGGATGATATGATTGGAGGAGTACCACCATCAATCAACGTGGGCCAAATGAGTGTTGCATCAAGGTTTCATAATTTTTCAAGGTTGTCATCAAATAACTACAACAATGCATTGTTGGaaaatgaccaaaatttatTAGAAGGAATGATGATGAATAACAACAATACTTTAGGAGGTTCAAATTCAAAGGCTGAACTATCTTTTGTACCAACTATGACAACATCTTCAAATGCTAATTCACCTTCCAAAAGAACACTCTCTTCTCTTTACAATTGGAATGATGAAGATGTTGCAGCTCAAGTTGGTACTTCATCATCTAACAAAAGGTTTAGTTTGGAAAATGTTGTGAGGAATGATCAAGAGAATGGAACTGTTGCTACTTCTTTTGCTTCTCTTCTTAATAATCTCCCTCAAACATCTTCATTGCATCAACCACAAACAATGTTGGGATCAATACCATATCAAATTCAAGGGATGAATTGGTATGGTTAA